The Prunus dulcis chromosome 3, ALMONDv2, whole genome shotgun sequence genome segment AGGGGGTTCAAAAAGATTTCAAATTCCTGCATAATACGGCTCCTGCTTCAATAATGTTCTGAAGTTATTCTTATCCCTGCTTGAAATCCACAAACTACTATGAATTTAGCAACGGATGGAAAATGAGATCTTTTTTGTCTATTTCTGCTACGTGCCTAGGCAAACCAACAACTTGAGACTTGTGCATTTTTGAGGCTCTTTCATAATCATAGTAAAATTCCTTTGTGTCTGTGGCATGAGACCTATAGTCTGCAAGttaatgttatttttcattgaGTTAGACTCTGTTAGCTTTTCATGAATATTTTTGGCAAAGGCCAAATAGTAGAATCCTTTTGCCATTTGGTGCCATTTTTGTGATTATTGTTTGCCAAGACCAGAATTGTGATTCTCAGAAAATTAACATGTAGAAGCTCCTTTCATCTCATTTACTCATTAGATCATAAGACACAATTTGAAAGAAACTGttgagaaaaaggaaaatggaaggaaaaaaaaaaaagaatttacaCAAGCACTCTGTGTTCTACCCTATTCATTGTTAATACTAAAGTGGGGAAAATAAGGCACAGAGAAGTTCTTCTCTccaatctgtttttttttaccatCTTCTATGCAAAGCCCTCCCTGATTTTAACCAAAGACAGAGGACCTTTCTAATTGCAGCTTGCTCAATAATTCAAgacttcttcctcttcttcttcttggacTTGATTACACGATCGATGCATTCGAACTCCGCTTATGCTGTTTCTTGCTGCCATCATTTCATTAAGCGAAAGCCTCTTCTTCGGCCCTGGTTCCGGCCTTTGCTTAGGGGCACTGTGGGACCTTGACTTTGCGTTGAATGATTGAGTGCTTGACATGTAGTTTGGGAAGTTTGAGTAAGGCTGAAAGAAGCTGTCTCCACAAACACTCTTGGCTGGTGTACTGGGAGCATTGGATCGAAAAGAGTTTGTGAACCGCGGAGTGTTGTGGGCAGTAGAGAACTTGCATTCGTCACCATTAAAGCACCATTCAAAATCTTGAGGCTTCTGTCTATCAGGTATAGAAATACGGGTTGGAAATGGACAGGGAAGTGGTGATGAGATTGTTTGGTAAGGCAGGTCTTCACTACATTCAGATAGTATGGTGTTGAATCTACGAGACCTGGATCTGGTTTTGAATGTGTCAATTTCCACAATTTTTGGGCTTTCATCAAAGCCATTAATGGAAGTTTCATAAGTTGCAGATAGCCTCCTGCTATAAAATTCACTTCTTGCATCGTCAAATCTTTCCTGCTATAAACACATTTTATGTGTAAGAAAGAAGTCAAATGTAAAATGTGATCCAATATTAGAGGTTGGTGAAATTAGCACTTACAACGGACTTCCGGGCTTTGATTTCAGGTAGAAACCTGTTCTCTTTATTGAAAGAACGCCGTGCCCGCTGGAATCGGACAGTTGTCTGTGCTCTAAAAAGAGCTTGCATACTGTGAAGAGTAGCAGCAGCCCGTTTCCGAACAAGATAGCCTCTAACAAGAGCCTGTAACTTAACCAGTCCTCTAAGAGCTCGGTGTGCCTTTCGTGCCTGAAGGCAAAACCAAATTTAGATTCAACAGAACAATGCACATACCAGAGGAAGTTGGGGTAGGTTTTGCAAGTTCATAATAAAACTAGTCACAAATGTAGCAGCCCAATTTGtgcaaatgaaaataaggtgaaaaaccaatgccaactttagaaaataaatcattgctaaaaaaaagaagcaagaaAACCGAAATCATAACACAAATAATAAAACTAGTCACAAATGTAGCAGCCCAATTTGtgcaaatgaaaataaggtgaaaaaccaatgccaactttagaaaataaatcattgctaaaaaaaaaagcaagaaaaccGAAATCATAACACAAATGGGGGCATGCAGTACAATCATGACCCTGTTCCAAGAAACaagatttcaaatttcaaacacATAACATTCGGGCATGGGGGCTTACAGAATGAGTAGCCCGGTCAGAAACAGGGGAGGGAAGAACAATTCTCAGCCGTTTGATTGACCAAGAAAACAATTGTTTTTACTGTTCCATAGGATTTGGAAGCAATAGTCGACAAATGTTGGTATTCTACTGTTCCATTAGGATTTGGAAacaatttcacaactttttgCGAGCAGACATAGAAGTAAGAACTAAGAAAACAACTTCCATAAAGCCAACCAAAGCGTAGTCAAAATTTACTAACATTTCACGCAACCATATCAAGCAGAGTTTCAATGCAACATTCTCTAAGCAAAACCAAACATACCAATAATCAATTTAAGGTAAGGACTGGATTAAAAACTGAGAACCCACTTACCAGATAGCCTCTGAAAACAGTTTGAATCTTCATTGCAGcccatctctctttttttccaaacATGAGTCCACCGCCTTGACTTGTCAGCCTCACAACCGCCACGGCCGCCTGAGCCGCGGCCACAGCGGCATCAGCAGCAGCTGCGGTGGCAGCAGCCACCGCAATTGCGTGCTTGTTCTGCTCCTTGTCTGACTCAGCAAGATAGGATCTGAGCCAAGCAGAGTCGGGGACAGGAACATTTGGTGGAAGATTGTTTGTCACATGATCAATTGTACTACCTGTGTCTTTCCCCGACTTGGCAAAACTCCACCGTTTCTTCTCCTTCCGATCACCAGACGTAGTGCTTGTATTGCCAACATggtctttctctttcttcatcCCCAACAAGCCCTTCAACCATCTTGTAGCTCTCCCCATATTTttgctctttctctctttctagaATCTGAAGATACAAGCTGGAGAGAGAAAGTTAAAAGGAGGCAAAGGTTAAGTAAAGGGTAAGTCAAAACTCAAAAGACCCAGGTGGAGTTTATGAAGAAACAAACACCAACAAAGCACCAAATGTGGAGAGAGCgagagaaaaagggagagagaaacaaGTGGAGAAAGTCCTAGAAAGATAAAGAGAATGTTTGTGAAGTGAGTTAAAGAGCAAAGTGAAGTGAGCACCACAACCTAGTAAGCTATCCCCATTTTTACTCACTAGATTTCGGAGTGAGAAACTAGGAGAAAGGCATTTCCAAGAGGCACTAGAgcaagaaataaagaaataaatataaatgtttttgaaaaaaactCAATCCAAAAGGGAACAAAACCAAAAGTGAGCTAGCTAAAATAGAGCATAAAGGGTCTCTGCAAGATCTCTCAGAATCTTTACAGGTTGCAAGCAAAGAAGTGTGGAGCAAAAgattaacaaacaaaaaagcatCAAAACCTTAAAATATAAATGGGGATAAAacttggttttttattttctttggtgaaatTCTGACAGCACCTCGTGAAGAACTGCATTACAAGACAAAAAGTGTCACAGAAAGATGCAGAGGTTCAAATCCATTATAATACAACCAACCAAAGCTTCAAAAACTCACCCCAAGTAAACAAACAAGAATTACAGACAAAGCAAAGCATGAAAAGTGCAGAAGCTTAATGTATACATTTTCACAGAAAAGGGAGACTTACCCAGATGTCCCCACCACTTCACTTCACACCGCCTCCTTAAAAtcttaaattcaaaaaaagcGCCGAATTTACTCCCACTTTGTCTTCTGACTAAACTTGGCAAAACTACAACGACAAAAggcaccaccaccaccgctTCACTCTCTATCTAtttctactctctctctctctctctctcactaaaAATCTCAACTTTCTGGAGCAACGTGTACTCAAAATGAAAGATACCCAATTACCCACTGACAATCCCGTGAATATTTTCcgaattttgttttctttttcaaaagctTCTCTTTCAAAAACCCTTCAGAGTATTATGCttcttcctccctctctctctctctcctataagaaagagaaaaaaaaaaaaaaagaataccCCTTTCTGCTATCTTCTGCTTCTCCAACCCTCTACCCTTCTTAACTTATAATTAAAGCCATAAATTTCTCtgatatctctctctctctatctgtTATATGTTGAAGTAGACTCAGACTGTGCACTATAAGAGCT includes the following:
- the LOC117622484 gene encoding protein IQ-DOMAIN 14-like isoform X2, with translation MGRATRWLKGLLGMKKEKDHVGNTSTTSGDRKEKKRWSFAKSGKDTGSTIDHVTNNLPPNVPVPDSAWLRSYLAESDKEQNKHAIAVAAATAAAADAAVAAAQAAVAVVRLTSQGGGLMFGKKERWAAMKIQTVFRGYLARKAHRALRGLVKLQALVRGYLVRKRAAATLHSMQALFRAQTTVRFQRARRSFNKENRFLPEIKARKSVERFDDARSEFYSRRLSATYETSINGFDESPKIVEIDTFKTRSRSRRFNTILSECSEDLPYQTISSPLPCPFPTRISIPDRQKPQDFEWCFNGDECKFSTAHNTPRFTNSFRSNAPSTPAKSVCGDSFFQPYSNFPNYMSSTQSFNAKSRSHSAPKQRPEPGPKKRLSLNEMMAARNSISGVRMHRSCNQVQEEEEEEVLNY
- the LOC117622484 gene encoding protein IQ-DOMAIN 14-like isoform X1, whose amino-acid sequence is MGRATRWLKGLLGMKKEKDHVGNTSTTSGDRKEKKRWSFAKSGKDTGSTIDHVTNNLPPNVPVPDSAWLRSYLAESDKEQNKHAIAVAAATAAAADAAVAAAQAAVAVVRLTSQGGGLMFGKKERWAAMKIQTVFRGYLARKAHRALRGLVKLQALVRGYLVRKRAAATLHSMQALFRAQTTVRFQRARRSFNKENRFLPEIKARKSVQERFDDARSEFYSRRLSATYETSINGFDESPKIVEIDTFKTRSRSRRFNTILSECSEDLPYQTISSPLPCPFPTRISIPDRQKPQDFEWCFNGDECKFSTAHNTPRFTNSFRSNAPSTPAKSVCGDSFFQPYSNFPNYMSSTQSFNAKSRSHSAPKQRPEPGPKKRLSLNEMMAARNSISGVRMHRSCNQVQEEEEEEVLNY